A genomic region of Amphiura filiformis chromosome 6, Afil_fr2py, whole genome shotgun sequence contains the following coding sequences:
- the LOC140154904 gene encoding uncharacterized protein, with translation MEGVKFVNKAPTNKVNELYHEARSAGCAPGNYCKVQILGDERAGKTSLWKKLMGKKFDPQEPSTLGIDTQMCRVKDVDKSWQEREYEKGSEVEDCVIWRFKNKNKNKQEAPDYILHLLFGFSLLVLLIGFPDFICFVGWSNCMKIAVCVAFVALIWTKNVQMYLTIKNVADAIFTVNLIGGMVFDHHPIVPNFALGVVSFILTIQRGLVSVCQIRMGQSVVFGTTLLCYTSDNNTNRLSEIDFEHCVYFALGCALGAGVFPYLATRIAKVDTSMFTRRSLALEDLGIVTLLVFSFTLVLSMCNNDKLILFIIAFGSGLGDEVGRTLGQRFTISKYFIFTIMKNRMIWSVPAIIYGWILVKLCHDSIPPENSQVVINIVFGVLPLALAEWYRNQLNEYTSAALNVARRTEESTTGTMPLNLSLWDFAGQDLYYNTHHTFMSAHAVYIIVFDLVKFQIDRCRQTNRINFWMDSVRQHSNSSIFLVGTHRDCVDDRTLSAAQHHLKDLFRTTNLVYNKQLCFFAVDNTKSSDQMNDDVDILRAKIHEEALKVKHLSEEYPIKWREFNEFINDSRSTSAAHMPFITVSELLQVVNKYHIKDMKELLNMLTFFHDNGDVIYDSVDCVLRQFVILNPQVMIDIMQALVVVPEFPEMKFRSAWQYFERTGF, from the coding sequence ATGGAAGGCGTCAAATTTGTTAATAAAGCACCAACAAACAAAGTCAACGAGCTTTACCACGAAGCACGATCAGCGGGATGTGCGCCTGGAAACTATTGTAAAGTCCAGATTCTTGGAGATGAACGAGCTGGAAAAACTAGTCTATGGAAGAAACTAATGGGCAAAAAGTTCGACCCGCAAGAACCATCAACATTGGGAATTGACACCCAAATGTGCCGCGTAAAAGATGTCGATAAAAGCTGGCAGGAACGTGAATACGAAAAGGGTAGTGAAGTCGAAGATTGTGTAATTTggagatttaaaaataaaaataaaaacaaacaagagGCACCTGATTATATTTTGCATCTACTTTTTGGATTTAGTCTTCTTGTTCTTTTGATTGGTTTTCCAGATTTTATCTGTTTTGTAGGCTGGAGCAATTGTATGAAAATTGCCGTTTGTGTCGCCTTCGTCGCTCTCATTTGGACTAAAAACGTTCAAATGTATTTAACTATTAAAAATGttgcagacgccattttcacagTCAATTTGATTGGCGGTATGGTATTCGACCATCATCCCATAGTTCCAAACTTTGCGCTCGGAGTCGTCTCGTTCATTTTGACGATACAAAGAGGATTGGTAAGTGTTTGCCAAATAAGAATGGGACAGAGCGTCGTTTTTGGAACGACACTGTTATGTTATACCTCCGATAACAACACCAATAGGTTGTCCGAAATAGACTTCGAACATTGTGTATATTTCGCTTTGGGCTGTGCATTAGGCGCGGGAGTGTTTCCGTATCTTGCAACTCGGATAGCTAAAGTTGACACATCGATGTTCACGAGACGTTCGCTTGCTTTGGAAGATTTAGGAATTGTCACACTTCTTGTATTCTCCTTTACTTTGGTACTATCTATGTGCAATAATGACAAATTGATATTATTCATTATTGCGTTCGGCTCTGGTTTGGGTGACGAAGTTGGTAGAACTCTTGGGCAACGTTTTACAATatccaaatattttatttttacgatCATGAAGAATCGCATGATTTGGTCTGTGCCTGCAATTATATATGGTTGGATTCTTGTTAAACTTTGCCATGACTCAATTCCACCTGAAAACAGTCAAGTTGTTATAAACATTGTCTTCGGCGTGTTGCCGTTAGCTCTTGCGGAATGGTATAGAAACCAATTAAACGAATATACATCGGCCGCTCTTAATGTTGCCCGCAGAACAGAAGAATCCACAACAGGAACCATGCCACTTAATCTCAGTCTCTGGGATTTTGCTGGGCAAGACCTCTATTATAATACTCACCATACATTCATGTCGGCTCATGCAGTTTACATCATAGTATTCGATCTTGTCAAGTTCCAAATAGACCGTTGTAGACAAACCAACAGAATTAATTTTTGGATGGATTCGGTAAGACAACATTCAAATTCCTCTATATTCTTAGTTGGTACGCATAGAGACTGTGTTGACGATCGAACGTTGTCTGCAGCACAACATCACCTGAAAGATCTATTTCGGACAACCAATTTAGTATATAACAAACAGTTGTGTTTCTTTGCAGTTGACAACACAAAATCATCGGATCAAATGAATGATGACGTAGATATATTGCGTGCGAAAATCCACGAAGAAGCGTTAAAAGTCAAACACTTATCTGAAGAATATCCGATAAAATGGCGAGAATTTAACGAATTCATCAATGATTCACGTTCAACGTCTGCAGCTCATATGCCCTTCATTACGGTATCAGAGCTTCTTCAAGTCGTCAACAAATACCATATCAAAGACATGAAAGAGTTACTGAATATGCTAACATTTTTTCACGATAACGGGGATGTAATATATGATTCAGTAGATTGTGTATTGCGACAATTCGTGATATTGAATCCCCAGGTTATGATTGATATCATGCAAGCCCTAGTTGTTGTACCTGAATTCCCTGAAATGAAATTTCGCAGTGCCTGGCAATATTTTGAGCGCACAGGGTTTTAG
- the LOC140154905 gene encoding uncharacterized protein: MLQAKDLICKIEGCKQKQTQDMYIVPSKLPKGPDLLQITITWNKCYFISFGTLLPDAVFFRLICRCVSYSDIVSCGPDQCMIFKEGGLFTLGQNFLFMLRKMYPCKEQCVIEVSVKAVHAGCCLEVLKYLCRILETLRCRDFRNLRFEAGLICCYDAPHQDCEGSEMLHILDLVSEMESQEPITSVLRQCNGRPVHIDLETVDTPFSSDESSDEDLQGDVLEHRNVMVSGNRSHIARHKVKATDSDFVDAIQILGHDELKKLFYALGMKQRDIEMVDKCNATRSEDLLAIDILQKWQKADSPKASRQSVLDALRYCNNIEAEEDLTCKWSNKLEDTLSGSDFFDVVEMLRPYDLIKLLNALHVDQHEIRKFSKDILGNGVELRAIEVFQRWRKTKGPKATRQSIINGLRRCNNAEAEEELLDLWNKKGSHKTQSETSSELASVDVYISFSLQDEGWVLENLVRFLKETPHYLTVCRNQYDVTTYTTDPRRHIRRRQQNSKQIASCKVLIAVNSRHYIADQTGRLKFEREVARRCNVPIIVVNLNSTQHVADLFDTESISFSKKETSSQGECLDLLLNKINWILSN; the protein is encoded by the exons ATGTTACAAGCTAAGGATCTCATATGCAAGATAGAAGGTTGTAAACAAAAGCAAACTCAAGACATGTATATAGTGCCATCAAAACTACCTAAAGGCCCGGACCTTTTGCAAATTACTATAACGTGGAACAAATGTTATTTTATCAGTTTTGGCACACTTCTTCCCGATGCCGTGTTCTTCAGATTGATTTGTCGATGTGTATCATATTCCGATATAGTGTCTTGTGGGCCGGATCAGTGCATGATTTTCAAAGAAGGTGGGCTCTTTACTCtgggtcaaaatttcctattcaTGCTACGAAAAATGTACCCATGCAAGGAGCAATGCGTTATTGAAGTATCGGTGAAAGCGGTTCACGCCGGCTGCTGTTTGGAAGTCTTGAAGTATTTGTGCCGAATTTTAGAAACATTGCGTTGTCGAGATTTCCGAAATCTTCGATTTGAGGCAGGACTCATATGTTGCTATGACGCACCTCATCAAGATTGTGAAGGGTCGGAAATGTTACACATTCTGGATTTAGTCTCAGAGATGGAAAGCCAAGAACCAATAACTTCTGTGCTCAGACAATGTAATGGAAGGCCTGTGCATATCGACCTTGAAACCGTG GATACGCCATTCAGTTCAGATGAAAGCAGCGACGAGGATCTCCAAGGAGACGTTCTTGAACACAGAAACGTGATGGTTTCCGGAAACCGCTCTCATATCGCTCGACACAAAG TAAAGGCTACTGACTCTGATTTCGTAGATGCAATACAGATCCTTGGACATGACGAGTTGAAGAAGTTGTTTTACGCACTAGGCATGAAACAAAGAGATATAGAAATGGTTGATAAGTGCAACGCAACTCGCAGTGAAGATCTTTTAGCGATAGATATCCTTCAGAAGTGGCAGAAAGCAGATAGTCCAAAAGCATCACGACAATCTGTACTTGATGCATTGAGATATTGCAACAATATTGAAGCTGAAGAGGATTTGACTTGTAAATGGAGTAACAAACTTGAAG ATACGCTCTCAGGATCGGATTTTTTCGACGTCGTAGAAATGCTTCGACCGTACGATTTAATCAAGTTGTTAAATGCACTGCATGTTGACCAACACGAAATTCGGAAATTTAGTAAAGACATACTTGGCAATGGCGTCGAACTTCGAGCAATAGAAGTGTTTCAGAGATGGAGGAAAACAAAAGGTCCGAAAGCGACTCGGCAATCCATAATAAATGGATTAAGAAGATGTAACAACGCTGAAGCCGAAGAAGAACTGCTCGATTTATGGAACAAGAAAG GAAGCCACAAAACACAATCAGAAACATCCTCAGAGCTTGCAAGTGTCGACGTGTATATATCTTTCAGTCTACAAGACGAAGGCTGGGTTTTGGAAAATCTTGTTCGTTTCCTCAAAGAAACACCACATTACCTGACGGTTTGCCGGAACCAATACGACGTCACAACGTATACTACTGATCCCCGACGTCATATCCGTCGAAGACAACAGAACTCAAAACAAATCGCTTCGTGTAAAGTTTTAATCGCTGTGAACAGCCGACATTATATCGCGGATCAGACGGGAAGACTCAAGTTTGAACGTGAGGTAGCCAGGCGTTGTAACGTCCCAATCATAGTTGTCAATTTGAATTCTACCCAGCATGTTGCAGATTTGTTTGATACGGAAAGTATTTCGTtttcaaagaaagaaacaagttcCCAAGGAGAGTGTTTAGATTTGTTATTAAATAAGATCAATTGGATTCTTAGTAACTAA